A portion of the Pseudomonas koreensis genome contains these proteins:
- a CDS encoding LysE family translocator encodes MASLWLFILTLAVVLLLPGPDMILLLQTGARQGRAAALATALGLAIARACHVVLAALGLAALFKTAPWTFDVVRIAGAAYLLWIGIQCFRSSLVPSLQTQAQTSAKGQWREAIRRGLLTNLLNPKALLFCSVLLPQFIVSHGASVLAQFAVLGVVLVSVGLLFDSVVALTGAALGRWLQHSPTAQRVQQWLFGSLLIGFAVRLSFLQQA; translated from the coding sequence GTGGCAAGTCTCTGGCTGTTTATCCTGACCCTGGCTGTGGTTCTGCTATTGCCGGGACCGGACATGATCCTGCTCTTGCAAACCGGTGCGCGGCAAGGTCGCGCTGCGGCGCTGGCCACGGCGTTGGGCCTGGCCATCGCCCGCGCCTGCCATGTGGTACTGGCAGCATTGGGCCTGGCGGCGCTGTTCAAAACGGCACCGTGGACCTTTGACGTGGTGCGCATCGCCGGTGCGGCGTACCTGCTGTGGATCGGCATTCAATGTTTTCGCAGCTCGCTGGTGCCGAGCCTGCAAACGCAAGCGCAGACATCTGCCAAGGGCCAGTGGCGCGAGGCAATACGGCGCGGCCTGCTGACCAACCTGCTCAACCCCAAGGCGTTGCTGTTCTGCTCGGTGCTGCTGCCGCAATTCATCGTCAGTCACGGCGCGTCGGTGTTGGCCCAGTTCGCCGTACTCGGCGTGGTGCTGGTCAGCGTCGGCCTGCTTTTCGACAGTGTTGTCGCCCTGACCGGCGCGGCATTGGGCCGTTGGCTGCAACACAGTCCTACGGCCCAACGCGTTCAGCAATGGCTGTTCGGCAGCCTGTTGATCGGCTTCGCCGTACGCCTGAGCTTCCTTCAGCAGGCTTAA
- a CDS encoding DUF3142 domain-containing protein encodes MRFILGLFLGLLLAGCEQHVAPALDQQLYVWQRQWTPAHEPALRASRSDFSTLRVLALQGFPGTRWSRAQVDPGLLKADGRPLIAVIRLDGQLQSLDDEQVTAQILQVIADWQAQGLTLRGIEIDHDAGSARLAAYAELLEHLRTALPPSLPLSITALPAWLDSAQLPALLQSVDSSVLQVHAVSDPRRGLFDPQQALKWAKAWARVSDKPFYLALPAYGVALLNTDGGAPVVESEVQLERGGQRRELLADPLQLSQLANTLREDPPEHLAGLIWFRLPLANDRRAWSLTTLRAVARGDLLSSHLGLSFKEQEGLYDIQLENRGNLDSPWPARITLKAQDCAGADALAGYALQQHADLLTFTRLRDGRLPAGGQRAIGWARCAHIDQGGSHVDP; translated from the coding sequence ATGCGGTTTATTTTGGGTCTGTTCCTTGGCCTGTTGCTCGCGGGTTGCGAGCAACACGTCGCGCCTGCCCTCGACCAGCAACTCTATGTCTGGCAACGCCAGTGGACGCCCGCGCACGAGCCGGCATTGCGCGCCAGTCGCAGTGACTTCTCGACGTTGCGGGTGCTGGCATTGCAGGGTTTTCCGGGCACTCGTTGGAGCAGGGCGCAGGTCGATCCAGGATTACTGAAAGCCGATGGCCGACCTTTGATCGCGGTGATTCGCCTCGATGGCCAGCTCCAGTCGCTGGACGATGAACAGGTCACTGCGCAGATTCTGCAGGTCATCGCCGACTGGCAGGCGCAAGGTCTGACCCTGAGGGGTATCGAGATCGACCATGATGCCGGCAGTGCACGGCTGGCCGCGTACGCTGAACTGCTCGAACACTTGCGCACGGCCTTGCCGCCATCGCTGCCTTTAAGCATCACCGCGCTGCCGGCATGGCTCGATAGCGCGCAATTGCCGGCACTGTTGCAGAGCGTCGACAGCAGCGTGCTGCAAGTCCACGCCGTGAGCGATCCGCGACGCGGTCTGTTTGATCCGCAGCAGGCTTTGAAGTGGGCCAAGGCCTGGGCCCGCGTCAGCGACAAACCGTTCTATCTGGCGCTGCCGGCCTATGGCGTTGCGCTGTTGAATACTGACGGTGGCGCGCCGGTGGTGGAAAGCGAAGTACAACTCGAGCGCGGCGGGCAGCGCCGGGAATTGCTTGCCGATCCGCTGCAACTCAGCCAATTGGCCAACACCTTGCGCGAGGATCCGCCCGAGCATCTCGCCGGGCTGATCTGGTTTCGTCTGCCGCTGGCCAACGACCGTCGCGCCTGGAGCCTGACGACTTTACGCGCCGTGGCTCGAGGTGATTTGCTCAGCAGTCATCTGGGCCTGTCGTTCAAAGAGCAGGAAGGACTCTACGACATCCAGCTCGAAAACCGTGGCAATCTCGACAGCCCGTGGCCCGCGCGAATCACGCTGAAGGCGCAGGACTGTGCTGGCGCCGATGCGCTCGCCGGTTATGCATTGCAACAACACGCCGATCTGCTTACCTTCACCCGCCTGCGTGACGGCCGCTTGCCGGCGGGCGGGCAGCGCGCTATCGGTTGGGCGCGCTGTGCACATATTGATCAAGGAGGTTCGCATGTTGACCCGTAA
- a CDS encoding class I SAM-dependent methyltransferase, producing MLSLLKKLTTATPAQAVAPAAEKTDPYMLGLHDAMLSGWFNQQTGELFKDFPVSADDILLDVGCGDGGNVHFCGMRGAKIIIADIDAAKVEATRQRLSDTPARDVECHVTDCNPLPIADATATRVVSTEVIEHVDDPAQFLAELVRVGKSGALYLLSVPHPSSEDLQKGIAAPEYFQKPNHIRVISEEQFKALVSDAGLEIVSHSQYGFYWSMWMLLFWEAKVEFSNPDHPLLNHWANTWQAVLDSPRGAQIKQALDAVVAKSQVIIARKPAASL from the coding sequence ATGCTGAGCCTTTTGAAGAAACTCACGACAGCTACGCCGGCACAGGCTGTTGCGCCGGCTGCCGAGAAGACCGATCCGTACATGCTCGGCCTGCACGATGCGATGCTCAGTGGCTGGTTCAATCAGCAAACCGGCGAGCTGTTCAAAGACTTTCCGGTGAGCGCCGATGACATCTTGCTCGACGTTGGCTGTGGTGATGGCGGCAACGTGCATTTCTGTGGCATGCGCGGAGCGAAGATCATCATCGCCGACATCGATGCGGCCAAGGTCGAAGCGACTCGTCAGCGCCTGAGCGATACCCCGGCCCGCGATGTCGAATGTCACGTCACCGATTGCAACCCGCTGCCGATTGCCGACGCCACGGCGACACGCGTGGTTTCTACGGAGGTGATCGAACATGTCGACGATCCGGCACAGTTTCTCGCTGAACTGGTGCGCGTCGGCAAGTCAGGTGCGTTGTACCTGCTGAGCGTGCCGCATCCGAGCTCCGAAGATCTGCAGAAGGGCATCGCCGCGCCCGAATATTTCCAGAAGCCCAACCACATTCGCGTCATCAGCGAAGAGCAGTTCAAGGCGCTGGTCAGCGACGCCGGACTGGAGATCGTCAGCCATAGCCAATACGGCTTTTACTGGTCGATGTGGATGCTGCTGTTCTGGGAAGCCAAGGTCGAATTCAGCAACCCCGACCACCCGTTGCTCAATCACTGGGCCAATACCTGGCAGGCCGTACTGGATTCTCCGCGGGGCGCGCAGATCAAGCAGGCGCTGGATGCGGTGGTGGCGAAGAGTCAGGTGATCATTGCGCGTAAACCTGCGGCATCCCTGTAG
- a CDS encoding acyltransferase family protein produces MSNKRIMDIEVLRAVAVLGVLFHHLQGSLFTDPVPLLENIHCWAQPWWGVDLFFAISGFVIARSLIPTLQGCTTRQEYWQQTRNFWLRRAFRLLPSAWLWLALMLLACLFLNRSGAFGTLSANLQATLAGVLQYANFRFADSFFHYEYGSSFVYWSLALEEQFYLLFPLLILLLRRRLVWALLALVAVQILTVRTPWLMVVRTDALALGVLLAMWSQQPDYQRWQPGFLRRPWAGVATLIAIGALLSFMATDRFTFAPYRIGSIAVLSAVLVWIASYNRNYLMPAGAVQRWLAWVGSRSYGIYLIHIPAYQLVRELIFRLQSSGLPSPAGHPIVTLLLAFGLIVLLSELNYRLIEMPMRNRGAALVKRLGASRSAIPSSGATSC; encoded by the coding sequence ATGAGCAACAAACGGATCATGGACATTGAGGTCCTGCGCGCGGTTGCCGTGCTGGGCGTGCTGTTCCATCACCTGCAAGGCAGTCTGTTCACCGATCCGGTGCCGTTGCTGGAGAACATTCATTGCTGGGCGCAGCCGTGGTGGGGCGTCGATCTGTTTTTTGCGATTTCCGGATTTGTTATCGCTCGCAGCCTGATCCCGACACTGCAAGGCTGTACGACCCGCCAGGAGTATTGGCAGCAGACGCGCAACTTCTGGCTGCGACGGGCCTTTCGTCTGCTGCCCTCGGCGTGGCTATGGCTGGCGCTGATGCTGTTGGCCTGCCTGTTTCTCAACCGCTCCGGGGCCTTCGGCACTTTATCCGCCAACCTGCAGGCGACGTTGGCCGGGGTGTTGCAGTATGCCAATTTCCGCTTTGCCGACAGCTTCTTTCATTACGAGTACGGCAGCAGTTTCGTCTACTGGAGCCTGGCGCTGGAGGAGCAGTTTTATCTGCTGTTTCCGCTGCTGATCCTGCTGTTGCGCCGGCGTCTGGTCTGGGCGTTGCTGGCCCTGGTTGCGGTGCAGATTCTGACCGTGCGTACACCGTGGCTGATGGTGGTGCGCACCGACGCGCTGGCCCTCGGCGTGCTGTTGGCAATGTGGAGCCAGCAGCCGGATTATCAGCGCTGGCAGCCAGGATTTCTGCGGCGGCCGTGGGCCGGGGTCGCAACATTGATTGCCATCGGAGCATTGCTGAGTTTCATGGCCACCGACCGCTTCACCTTTGCCCCTTACCGCATCGGCTCGATCGCCGTGCTCAGTGCGGTGCTGGTGTGGATCGCTTCATACAACCGCAACTACCTGATGCCTGCCGGTGCCGTGCAACGTTGGCTGGCATGGGTCGGCAGCCGCTCGTACGGCATTTATCTGATCCACATTCCAGCCTATCAACTGGTGCGTGAACTGATCTTTCGCTTGCAGAGCAGTGGCTTGCCCAGTCCGGCGGGGCATCCGATCGTCACGCTGTTGCTGGCGTTCGGGCTGATCGTGCTGCTCAGTGAACTCAACTACCGCTTGATCGAAATGCCCATGCGCAACCGTGGCGCCGCGCTGGTCAAGCGCCTCGGCGCATCCCGATCCGCCATCCCGTCCTCTGGAGCCACCTCATGCTGA
- a CDS encoding glycosyltransferase — protein sequence MLIIIHSETNQHTIAQNLGRSEYSYYFVLKEYRPVLERIGRVVEVADPQTEVDALYLECLSRGEACVFLSFSPPHRTPVHLACPTLPVFAWEFSTIPNEPFAGEPRNDWRTVLAACGAAVTHSSYTVNAVREAMGADYPIVAVPAPVWDRFAARGALLPEQPLSAAYSLTIKGLVADSRTLNLNAFGPAHLRSGEGIDFAAPASEQTLLLDGVVYTSVFNPGDGRKNWEDMLSAFCVSFRDIEDATLVLKLTHHDAEEALSDILHHLYKNQSYRCRIVLIYGYLADPDYEQLVQATRYVVNTSYGEGQCLPLMEFMSCGKPAVAPRTTAMIDYLSADNAFLIESTDELTAWPHDPRRAFRTLRYVTDWASLCQAYKASYEVAKNHPARYAQMSAQAVRSLQGFCSQAVAEQRLRLFIAQLFEQRGVAMDVPQA from the coding sequence ATGCTGATCATCATTCATTCGGAAACCAACCAGCACACCATCGCGCAGAATCTCGGACGTTCGGAGTACAGCTACTACTTCGTGCTCAAGGAGTATCGTCCGGTACTGGAACGCATTGGTCGCGTGGTGGAAGTGGCCGATCCGCAGACCGAAGTCGATGCGCTGTACCTGGAATGCCTGAGCCGAGGCGAGGCTTGTGTATTTCTGTCGTTCTCACCGCCGCACCGCACCCCGGTGCACCTGGCGTGTCCGACGTTGCCGGTGTTCGCGTGGGAGTTCAGCACCATTCCCAACGAACCGTTTGCGGGTGAACCGCGCAATGACTGGCGCACCGTGCTGGCGGCCTGCGGGGCGGCGGTGACTCATTCCAGTTACACGGTCAATGCCGTGCGCGAGGCGATGGGGGCCGATTACCCGATTGTCGCGGTGCCGGCACCGGTCTGGGACCGCTTTGCCGCCCGTGGCGCGCTGTTGCCTGAGCAGCCGCTGTCTGCCGCCTACAGTCTGACCATCAAGGGTCTGGTCGCGGACAGTCGTACCTTGAACCTCAACGCGTTCGGACCTGCTCACCTGCGTAGCGGCGAGGGCATCGACTTCGCCGCGCCCGCCAGCGAGCAGACGCTGTTGCTCGATGGCGTGGTGTACACCTCGGTGTTCAACCCCGGTGACGGGCGCAAAAACTGGGAAGACATGCTCAGCGCGTTTTGCGTGAGTTTTCGTGACATCGAAGATGCGACTCTGGTGCTCAAGCTCACGCACCATGACGCCGAAGAGGCACTCAGCGACATCCTCCATCATTTGTACAAAAACCAGTCCTATCGCTGCCGCATCGTCCTGATCTACGGTTACCTCGCCGATCCGGACTACGAGCAGTTGGTGCAGGCTACGCGCTATGTGGTGAATACCTCCTACGGCGAAGGCCAGTGTCTGCCGTTGATGGAGTTCATGTCCTGTGGCAAACCGGCGGTGGCACCGCGCACCACGGCGATGATCGATTACCTGAGCGCCGATAATGCTTTCCTGATCGAGTCTACCGACGAGCTCACGGCATGGCCGCACGACCCGCGCCGGGCATTTCGCACCTTGCGTTACGTCACTGACTGGGCATCGTTGTGCCAAGCCTACAAAGCCAGCTATGAGGTAGCGAAAAACCATCCAGCGCGTTATGCGCAGATGTCAGCACAGGCAGTTCGCAGCTTGCAGGGCTTCTGCAGTCAGGCCGTGGCCGAGCAGCGGTTGCGGCTGTTCATCGCGCAGTTGTTCGAACAGCGCGGGGTTGCCATGGACGTCCCGCAAGCATGA
- a CDS encoding glycosyltransferase — protein sequence MNFILYSDVNDHSICASLGRPEYSYYFVLKAYRPVMESLGRVHVAAAVADVDVLYRQLLAAGEDSVFLSFTPPQKTPVDLECPTICVVAWEFDSIPDEQWDDDPRHDWTQMLARHGRVITLSSHTARAIRRAMGEEFPVLVLPTPLWENFTAIRQQHVSMPINAGTTLTIKGCIFDSRTLELSADALIPTPITPEEEAALAAAIEAARPPPLTLKRRWVIARHYLRLWALNPRHSQTEAVPRVRFLYNWYWEGIRDLVPDVLHGWLEKRLPAVCGALPVPMVEPLEVELPDTSSVVETTVDGVVYVSVFNPRDGRKNWHHLVTAFCWAFRETPDATLVLKITQNDLASYYSELMTLLAQLTPFACRVVVMHGYLDDAQYARLYQAASFYVNASRCEGLCLPLMEFMSSGKPAIAPDHTAMQDYIDESVAFVVKSSEELTIWPQDTRIIYRTLRHRPDWGSLKNAYEDSYRMARTQPQQYRQMSDAAVERMREYCAFAPVQKRLADFFALAPRAADAAPVTDNASC from the coding sequence ATGAATTTCATTCTTTACTCGGACGTCAACGACCATTCCATCTGCGCCAGCCTCGGGCGTCCGGAATACAGCTATTACTTTGTCCTCAAAGCCTATCGCCCGGTGATGGAAAGCCTGGGGCGCGTGCACGTGGCAGCTGCTGTCGCCGACGTCGATGTGCTTTACCGGCAATTGCTCGCCGCGGGTGAAGACAGCGTATTCCTGTCCTTCACCCCACCGCAGAAAACCCCGGTTGACCTGGAATGCCCGACGATTTGTGTGGTGGCGTGGGAATTTGATTCGATCCCGGATGAACAATGGGACGACGATCCGCGTCACGACTGGACGCAGATGCTCGCTCGTCATGGCCGGGTGATCACGTTGTCGAGCCATACAGCCCGGGCGATTCGTCGGGCCATGGGCGAGGAATTTCCGGTGCTGGTGCTGCCCACACCGCTGTGGGAAAACTTCACGGCGATTCGTCAGCAACATGTATCGATGCCGATCAATGCGGGAACCACGCTGACGATCAAGGGTTGCATTTTCGATTCACGCACCTTGGAGCTGTCCGCCGATGCGCTGATTCCGACGCCGATTACGCCTGAAGAGGAGGCCGCGCTGGCTGCAGCGATCGAAGCCGCGCGCCCGCCACCGCTGACGCTCAAACGCCGATGGGTTATTGCTCGACATTACCTGCGTTTGTGGGCGCTCAATCCCCGGCACTCGCAGACGGAAGCGGTGCCACGGGTCAGATTTCTCTACAACTGGTACTGGGAGGGCATTCGCGATCTGGTTCCGGACGTGTTGCATGGCTGGCTTGAAAAACGTCTGCCTGCCGTGTGCGGCGCATTGCCGGTGCCGATGGTCGAACCGCTGGAAGTGGAGCTGCCGGACACTTCATCGGTCGTTGAAACCACGGTCGACGGCGTGGTTTACGTCAGCGTGTTCAACCCTCGGGATGGGCGCAAGAACTGGCATCACCTGGTAACCGCATTCTGCTGGGCATTTCGCGAAACGCCCGACGCGACGCTGGTGCTGAAGATTACCCAGAATGATCTGGCGTCCTATTACAGCGAGTTGATGACGCTGCTGGCGCAACTCACGCCGTTCGCCTGCCGGGTGGTGGTGATGCACGGTTACCTCGACGACGCGCAGTACGCCAGGCTCTATCAGGCAGCCAGTTTTTATGTGAACGCGTCACGCTGCGAAGGGCTGTGCCTGCCGTTGATGGAGTTCATGTCCAGCGGCAAACCGGCGATCGCTCCCGATCACACAGCGATGCAAGATTACATCGATGAATCGGTGGCGTTCGTGGTCAAGTCCAGTGAAGAACTGACGATCTGGCCGCAGGACACGCGGATCATTTACCGCACGTTGCGTCACCGTCCCGATTGGGGCTCGCTGAAAAACGCTTACGAAGACAGCTATCGGATGGCCAGGACCCAGCCGCAGCAATATCGGCAGATGTCGGACGCTGCCGTCGAGCGCATGCGCGAGTACTGCGCGTTCGCGCCGGTGCAAAAACGCCTGGCGGATTTCTTTGCCCTGGCCCCACGCGCTGCGGACGCTGCACCCGTGACGGATAACGCCTCATGCTGA
- a CDS encoding GDP-mannose 4,6-dehydratase — protein MKKRLFVTGLNGFVGQHIQSRLAMPDSPWALMPAASGYDLTDADSLIDLWPQLPDAVIHLAGQTFVPEAFRDPARTFDINLRGTLNLLQALKARGFAGTFVYVSSGDVYGQVGEQDLPITEQQPPLPRNPYAVSKLSAEFLSLQWGLSEGWPVLVARPFNHIGTAQKDSFVIASAARQICRIKQGLQAPQLQVGDIDVTRDFLDVGDVISAYFALLENGTPGQVYNICSGREQSIRSLIEQLADLAEVDVELVQDPARMRRADQRRVCGSHAKLANATGWAPVTTTQQSLRAILSDWETRVRQ, from the coding sequence TTGAAAAAACGTCTGTTCGTCACCGGCCTCAATGGCTTCGTGGGACAACACATTCAATCGCGTCTGGCCATGCCGGATTCGCCGTGGGCGCTGATGCCTGCCGCTTCGGGCTACGACCTCACTGACGCGGACAGCCTCATCGATCTGTGGCCACAATTACCCGATGCGGTGATTCATCTGGCCGGTCAGACATTCGTGCCGGAAGCCTTTCGTGACCCGGCGCGCACCTTCGACATCAATCTGCGGGGCACCCTCAATCTGCTGCAGGCTTTGAAAGCCCGCGGCTTTGCCGGCACGTTTGTGTACGTCAGCTCAGGCGACGTCTACGGTCAGGTCGGCGAACAGGATTTGCCGATCACCGAGCAACAACCGCCGCTGCCGCGCAATCCTTATGCGGTGAGCAAACTCTCGGCAGAATTTCTCAGTCTGCAGTGGGGCTTGAGCGAAGGCTGGCCGGTACTGGTCGCCCGCCCCTTCAACCACATCGGCACGGCGCAGAAAGACAGCTTCGTCATCGCCAGTGCCGCCCGGCAGATCTGCCGCATCAAACAGGGCCTGCAAGCGCCGCAACTGCAAGTCGGCGATATCGACGTGACACGGGATTTTCTCGATGTCGGCGATGTAATTTCGGCCTACTTCGCGCTGCTGGAAAACGGCACACCGGGGCAGGTCTACAACATTTGCTCGGGCCGCGAGCAAAGCATCCGCAGCCTGATCGAGCAATTGGCCGATCTGGCCGAGGTCGACGTAGAGCTGGTGCAGGACCCGGCGCGCATGCGCCGCGCCGACCAGCGCCGCGTCTGCGGCAGCCACGCAAAACTGGCCAACGCCACAGGATGGGCGCCAGTCACCACCACACAACAATCCCTGCGGGCGATCCTGTCCGACTGGGAGACGCGAGTACGACAATAA
- the gmd gene encoding GDP-mannose 4,6-dehydratase, with the protein MTKSALITGITGQDGAYLAKLLLDKGYKVHGLVARRSSDSRWRLREMGVEADIVYLDGDMADACSVQRAVIKSAPDEVYNLAAQSFVAASWDQPVTTGIVDGLGVTHLLEAIRQFSPHTRFYQASTSEMFGLIQAEQQDENTPFYPRSPYGVAKLYGHWITVNYRESFNLHANSGILFNHESPLRGIEFVTRKVTDAAARIKQGKQQELALGNIDAKRDWGFAGDYVEAMWLMLQQDKPDDFVVATGVTTTVREMCRIAFDHVGLNYRDYVKIDPAFFRPAEVEVLLGNPAKAQRVLGWKPKTDLDSLIRMMMDADMKRVAKE; encoded by the coding sequence ATGACAAAAAGTGCACTGATTACCGGGATTACGGGCCAGGACGGCGCCTATCTGGCCAAACTGCTGCTGGACAAGGGCTACAAGGTTCACGGCCTCGTCGCCCGACGCAGCAGCGATTCACGCTGGCGCCTGCGCGAGATGGGTGTCGAAGCCGATATCGTCTACCTCGACGGTGACATGGCTGACGCCTGCTCGGTGCAGCGCGCGGTAATCAAATCGGCACCGGACGAGGTCTATAACCTCGCCGCACAGAGTTTTGTCGCCGCGTCCTGGGACCAGCCGGTGACCACCGGGATCGTCGATGGTCTGGGCGTGACACATCTGCTCGAAGCCATTCGCCAATTCAGCCCGCACACGCGCTTTTATCAGGCCTCGACCAGCGAAATGTTCGGTCTGATCCAGGCCGAGCAGCAGGACGAGAACACGCCGTTCTACCCACGCAGTCCTTACGGTGTAGCCAAACTCTACGGCCACTGGATCACCGTCAACTACCGCGAAAGTTTCAACCTGCACGCCAACAGCGGCATCCTCTTCAACCACGAATCCCCGCTGCGCGGCATCGAGTTCGTCACGCGCAAGGTCACCGACGCTGCTGCCCGGATCAAACAGGGCAAACAGCAGGAGCTGGCGCTGGGCAACATCGACGCCAAGCGCGATTGGGGTTTTGCCGGCGATTACGTCGAAGCCATGTGGCTGATGCTGCAACAGGACAAACCGGACGATTTCGTGGTGGCCACCGGCGTCACCACCACCGTACGCGAGATGTGCCGCATCGCCTTCGATCACGTCGGCCTCAATTATCGTGATTACGTGAAGATCGACCCGGCGTTCTTCCGCCCTGCCGAAGTCGAAGTGCTGCTCGGCAACCCGGCCAAGGCCCAGCGCGTGCTCGGCTGGAAACCGAAAACCGATCTGGACAGCCTGATCCGCATGATGATGGATGCGGACATGAAACGCGTCGCCAAGGAGTAG
- a CDS encoding mannose-1-phosphate guanylyltransferase/mannose-6-phosphate isomerase has product MLIPVILSGGAGTRLWPVSREGHPKPFMTLPDGESLLGKTYQRAAALLDGWGDIVTVTNREYYFQSKDHYCAAQVSRHRGHFLLEPTGRNTAPAITAAALSLQALHGDDAIMVVMPADHLIVDQDALKSAVEHAVNLAKDGYLVTFGVVPNAPETGFGYIETGAPLDAKGAAKVQRFVEKPDLQTATHYLESGNFLWNSGMFCFTTATLIAELQLHAPELLEQTRACMAVSAPVETVGCLQQELSPTLFAEITDISIDYALMERSEKVVVVPAGFDWSDIGSWSAVAALIPADADNNRASGEAIFIDSHNNFVQSEGRLVATVGVDNLIIVDTADAVLVAHADRAQDVRRVARQLKDKSHEAYRLHRTVSRPWGTYTVLEEGPRFKIKRIVVKPGGKLSLQMHHHRNEHWVVVEGMAKVTNNGSGTTLVAKNESTFIAAGHKHRLENPGVIDLVIIEVQSGEYLGEDDIVRFEDQYGRTV; this is encoded by the coding sequence ATGCTGATTCCAGTGATCCTGTCCGGCGGTGCCGGCACCCGTTTGTGGCCGGTGTCCCGCGAGGGCCACCCCAAACCGTTCATGACCTTGCCCGATGGCGAGTCGTTGCTGGGCAAGACCTACCAGCGCGCGGCAGCCTTGCTCGACGGCTGGGGCGACATCGTCACAGTGACCAATCGCGAGTACTACTTCCAGAGCAAGGATCACTATTGCGCAGCGCAGGTCTCGCGTCATCGCGGACACTTCCTGCTCGAGCCGACCGGGCGCAATACCGCACCGGCGATCACGGCTGCGGCCCTGTCGTTGCAGGCACTGCATGGCGACGACGCGATCATGGTGGTGATGCCGGCCGATCACCTGATCGTCGATCAGGACGCGCTGAAAAGTGCCGTCGAACACGCAGTCAATCTGGCGAAGGATGGCTATCTGGTGACCTTCGGCGTGGTCCCCAACGCACCGGAAACCGGCTTCGGCTATATCGAAACCGGGGCACCACTGGACGCCAAAGGCGCGGCCAAGGTGCAGCGCTTCGTCGAGAAACCCGATCTGCAGACCGCCACGCATTATCTGGAGAGCGGCAATTTCCTGTGGAATTCGGGGATGTTCTGCTTCACCACCGCTACGCTTATCGCCGAACTGCAACTGCATGCGCCCGAGTTGTTGGAGCAGACTCGAGCCTGCATGGCCGTCAGCGCGCCGGTCGAAACGGTTGGCTGCCTGCAACAGGAGTTGTCGCCGACGCTGTTTGCCGAAATCACTGACATCTCCATTGATTACGCATTGATGGAACGCTCGGAAAAAGTCGTCGTGGTACCCGCTGGTTTCGACTGGAGCGACATCGGTTCGTGGAGCGCGGTCGCTGCGCTGATCCCCGCCGATGCCGACAACAACCGCGCCAGCGGCGAAGCGATTTTCATCGACAGCCATAACAACTTCGTGCAGAGCGAAGGCCGGCTGGTGGCGACCGTCGGTGTGGATAACCTGATCATTGTCGACACCGCCGACGCGGTGCTGGTGGCCCATGCCGACCGTGCACAAGACGTACGCCGGGTGGCCAGGCAACTCAAGGACAAGTCCCACGAAGCCTATCGCCTGCATCGTACGGTCAGTCGTCCGTGGGGCACCTACACCGTTCTGGAAGAAGGCCCGCGCTTCAAGATCAAACGCATCGTGGTCAAACCCGGTGGCAAGCTCTCGCTGCAAATGCACCATCACCGCAACGAACACTGGGTGGTGGTCGAAGGCATGGCCAAGGTCACCAACAATGGCTCCGGCACGACACTGGTGGCGAAGAACGAATCGACGTTCATTGCTGCCGGCCACAAGCATCGCCTGGAGAACCCCGGAGTGATCGATCTGGTGATCATCGAAGTGCAAAGCGGCGAATACCTGGGCGAGGACGATATCGTTCGCTTCGAAGATCAATACGGCAGGACGGTTTGA